The Cellulomonas shaoxiangyii sequence ATGGCGTACCGCTCGACGCCGCGGGTCAGCGCCGCCCCGAGCTCGCCGAGGTGGAACGGCTCGTCGCCGTACGTCTCCTGCGCGCGGCCCCACGCGGGGTGACGGGGCAGGTTGATGCAGACGCCGCCGAAGAAGTTGCCGCCGATCGCGCGCAGCTCCCGGCCGATCGCCTCGCCGACCTCCTCCTCGAGGTCGACGTCCCACGTCGCGCCGCGCGCCATCGACACGGGGAACGCGGTGCCGTGGCCGGAGACGACGCCGCGCGGCCCGTCGACGAACCGGATCCCCGGGATGCCGAGCCGCTCGACCGCACCGTGCACGTACGGGCGGACGTTGTAGCCCTGCCCCATCTCCGCCATCCCCTGCCAGAACGGGGTGTCCCCGTCGAGGAGCCCGAGCCGCTCGCCGTCGTCCAGCGCGGCGTACAGCGCGGCGGCCTCGTCGGCGGGCGCCGCCCCGGCCCGGACCCGGTCGACGGCCTGGTCGAACGCGGTGCGTCCCGTGTCGCTCACTGCTGCCCCACTTCGTCGTGACGTCGTCTGCCGAGTAGACGGTAGGTAGTGGACCGCACCCCGGCGCGGCGACGGCCCGGACCGGTCGGGCCCGGGCCGTCGCGTGGTGCGGGCGCCGGCCGGTCAGGCCGCCGGTGCCACCGACGCCACGGCCCACGCGGGCAGCTCGAGGTCGATCGTCAGCACGCCGTCGGCGTCGACGACCAGCTCGGTGCGCCACAGGCCGTCCGCGACCTCGCGCAGCTGCGCGGTCTGCTCGCGCGTGAGGTTGAGCGGCTCACCCATCGCGTGCCACGCCTCGGCGACGTTGCCGTGCTCCCAGTCGACGCGCTCGACGGCGTACCGGGCACCGGGGGCCAGGCCCGCGACCTCGTGCCGGACCCGGCGGGCGGGACCCTTCTCGGCGAGCGCGCGCGTCGAGGAGTAGCCGATCGCGCCGCCGACACCCTGCGTGCCCATGTCGTCGGGGTAGTTGAACAGCACCGCGGAGAACGCGTCGGTGCGGCTGTCGCGCGTGAGGACGCCGTGCGGCGTCTGCGCCAGCAGGCGGTCGCCGAGGCGCGCGAGCATCGAGAACGCGTGGAACGTCGGCTTGTGCAGGCCCTGCTCGTTGACCAGCCCGAACCCGCCGTGGAACGGGCCGATGCCGGCGCCGCCCTCCTCGAACACGTCGGTGAACGTCCAGTACGAGATCGAGTCGGCCAGGTCCGTGCACTGCAGGTACGCGCGGGTGATGTACGTGGCCGCGAACAGGGTGTCGTGCATGTTGTCGCGGCTCGAGGGCGTGGTCGACCACTCGGTGACGTGCACCTCGGCGTCCGGGTACGCGCTGCGCGCGAGCAGGTCGCGCATCGTGACGAGGTCGTCGCGGGTGGCGTCGGCGTAGCGGTGGATGTGCCGGATCTCCCCGTCCTCGTGGTACGCGAAGTCGGTCGGGTACAGGTGCGTGGAGACGAAGTCGACCGGCAGGTCGCGCTCGGCGCACCAGGTCAGGAACTCGTCGATCCACACGGGTCGCCAGTCGAGCGCGTCGACGTCCTGCGCCGCGGCCGTGCCGTGCGTGGCGCTGCGGTCCTCGGTCTCGCCGGCGTAGCGGTCGTCCGGGACGAAGACGCTCGTCGAGGGGCCGCCCACCAGGAGCTGGGAGTCGACGCCCTTGACCGCGCGCACGGTGGCCTCGTACAGCTCGAAGTACTGGGTGCGGGTGCCGGTCCAGAACATCGGCACGAGGTTCGGCTCGTTCCACACCTCGAAGCGCCAGCTACGCACCTCGTCGATGCCGTAGCGCTCGACCCAGTGCTCGACCGTGGCGGTCACGAGGTCGGCCCAGCGCCCCATGTCCTTCGGCGGGCTGCAGTGGGCCTTCCACCAGAACAGCGTCTCGGTCTGCGTCGCCAGCTCGCGCGGCATGAAGCCGAGCTCGACGAACGGCCGCGCGCCGGCCTCGAGGACGAAGTCGATGACCTTGTCGACGTAGCTGAAGGTGTGCAGCGGGCGCTCGAGCTCGGTGCCGGGCCCGAACCCGCCGCCGTTGGACGCGCGGTACACGAACATGTCGTCGTGGTAGAGCCCGTGGAACCGCACGGAGCGCGCCCCGAGCACGTCGACCGCCTCGCGGAAGTGCGCCTGCCAGTCCGCGCGCAGCGCCTCGTTGGCGCGGCCGGCGCCGACGCACTCGTTCCAGACGTGGCGCAGCGGGGCGTCCAGCGCCGGGGCGCCGTCGATGCGCCAGGGGGTGGTGCTCGTGTCGTGGGTCATGGTGCGTCTCTCCAGTGGCGTGAACGCGGCAGGAGCGCCGGGCTGCGGTGCCGACGCAGCCTCGGGCGCGTCGCGGTCGGCCGGGCGAGCGGGTGCGCCGCGATGCGCTCCCGCGGCCGGTGAAACAATTTCGACCAACCGTTGATGCGCCGGTGACGCTAACGTTGCTCCCGCCGTCGGTCAAAGGTGAACGCGCCGCGTCGCCGCAGGTTCCAGTGCGAAACAATTTCTGCGAGGGGTGACACGTGGCGAGCAGGTCACCCTCCCGGCGCGTGACGCTGGCCGACGTCGCGGCACACGCCGGGGTGTCGACCGCCACCGCGTCCAAGGCGCTCAACGGCCGCTACGGCGTGGGGCCCGACGCGCGCCGGCGCGTGCACGAGGCGGTCTCGCAGCTCGGCTACCGCTCGAGCACCGACGACGCGCACCCGCCGCGCAGGCGTGCGCTCGCCACCGTCGTCGACGGGCTGGAGTCGCCGTACATCTCCGGCGTCCTGCAGGGCGTCCTCGCCGCGGCGACCGCCGCCGGCGTCGACCTGCTGCCACGGCTCGCCCCGGACCGCGACCGCCGCCGCACCGGCGCGGCCGCCCGCGCGTGGGTCGCCGAGCAGCAGGCGTCCGGGGTCGTCGGGATCATCGGGCTCACCGTCGGCGAGCCCAACGCGATGCTCGCGGCGGCCCAGGACGCGCAGCTGCCCTTCGTCGTCGTCGACCCCGTGGACGTGCGCGACCCGCGCGTCGTCAGCATCGGCGCGACCAACTGGGCCGGCGGCCGCACCGCGACCGAGCACCTGGTCGGCCTGGGGCACCGGCGCATCGCCTGGGTGGGGGGCCCCGCGACGTCGGCGGCGTCGACCGAGCGGTTCCACGGGTACAGCGCCGCGCTCGCCTCGGCCGGCATCGAGGTGGACCGCGCCCTCGTCCGCGAGGGCTCCTTCAGCCTCGAGACGGGCCGCGAGCAGGGCATC is a genomic window containing:
- a CDS encoding GH39 family glycosyl hydrolase; the encoded protein is MTHDTSTTPWRIDGAPALDAPLRHVWNECVGAGRANEALRADWQAHFREAVDVLGARSVRFHGLYHDDMFVYRASNGGGFGPGTELERPLHTFSYVDKVIDFVLEAGARPFVELGFMPRELATQTETLFWWKAHCSPPKDMGRWADLVTATVEHWVERYGIDEVRSWRFEVWNEPNLVPMFWTGTRTQYFELYEATVRAVKGVDSQLLVGGPSTSVFVPDDRYAGETEDRSATHGTAAAQDVDALDWRPVWIDEFLTWCAERDLPVDFVSTHLYPTDFAYHEDGEIRHIHRYADATRDDLVTMRDLLARSAYPDAEVHVTEWSTTPSSRDNMHDTLFAATYITRAYLQCTDLADSISYWTFTDVFEEGGAGIGPFHGGFGLVNEQGLHKPTFHAFSMLARLGDRLLAQTPHGVLTRDSRTDAFSAVLFNYPDDMGTQGVGGAIGYSSTRALAEKGPARRVRHEVAGLAPGARYAVERVDWEHGNVAEAWHAMGEPLNLTREQTAQLREVADGLWRTELVVDADGVLTIDLELPAWAVASVAPAA
- a CDS encoding LacI family DNA-binding transcriptional regulator, with protein sequence MTLADVAAHAGVSTATASKALNGRYGVGPDARRRVHEAVSQLGYRSSTDDAHPPRRRALATVVDGLESPYISGVLQGVLAAATAAGVDLLPRLAPDRDRRRTGAAARAWVAEQQASGVVGIIGLTVGEPNAMLAAAQDAQLPFVVVDPVDVRDPRVVSIGATNWAGGRTATEHLVGLGHRRIAWVGGPATSAASTERFHGYSAALASAGIEVDRALVREGSFSLETGREQGIALLGLADPPTAVVCGDDEIAVGVLGAARALGVPVPERLSVVGFDDTPQAAWTTPGLTSVHQPLAGMGRMAVETVLAMAGGLQPASRQVQLVTTLTVRDSTAPPG